In one window of Bradyrhizobium sp. AZCC 1721 DNA:
- the hpnD gene encoding presqualene diphosphate synthase HpnD — MTLHPAAANADYGATASGSSFYAAMRILPRDQREAMFQIYSFCRQVDDIADSDGPRPERLAALQQWRDDIDALYQGHPPPRLQDYAASVKTFGLKREDFLAVVDGMEMDVPQDIRAPDLATLDLYCDRVASAVGRLSVRVFGLPEEDGILLAHHLGRALQLTNILRDIDEDAGLGRLYLPREGLLLAGITTDDPQRVIVDRALPKVCLPLAERAKKHFEKADEIMKRNSRRVVRAPRIMSKYYRAILDLLLARGFAAPREPVRVHKWAKIAILLRYAII; from the coding sequence ATGACGTTGCATCCGGCGGCGGCCAACGCAGATTACGGTGCCACCGCGTCCGGCAGCTCGTTCTACGCCGCGATGCGCATCCTGCCGCGCGACCAGCGCGAGGCGATGTTCCAGATCTACAGCTTCTGCCGTCAGGTCGACGACATCGCCGATTCCGACGGCCCGCGACCCGAGCGGCTGGCCGCGCTCCAGCAATGGCGCGACGATATCGATGCGCTGTATCAGGGGCACCCACCGCCGCGTCTGCAGGACTACGCCGCGTCGGTCAAAACCTTCGGTCTCAAGCGCGAGGATTTTCTCGCCGTCGTCGACGGCATGGAGATGGACGTGCCGCAAGACATCCGGGCGCCGGATCTTGCGACCCTCGATCTCTATTGCGACCGCGTCGCCAGCGCCGTCGGGCGACTGTCGGTGCGCGTGTTCGGCCTGCCCGAGGAAGACGGCATACTGCTCGCCCACCACCTCGGGCGCGCGCTGCAGTTGACCAATATCCTGCGCGACATCGATGAAGACGCCGGCCTCGGTCGCCTCTATCTGCCTCGCGAAGGCCTGCTGCTTGCCGGCATCACGACCGACGATCCGCAGCGGGTGATCGTCGATCGCGCATTGCCGAAAGTATGCCTGCCGCTGGCCGAGCGCGCGAAAAAGCATTTCGAGAAAGCCGACGAAATCATGAAACGCAATTCGCGGCGCGTGGTGCGCGCGCCGCGGATCATGTCGAAATATTACCGCGCGATCCTGGACTTGCTGCTGGCCCGGGGCTTTGCCGCCCCGCGCGAGCCGGTCCGCGTCCACAAATGGGCGAAAATCGCCATCCTTCTCCGATACGCGATCATCTGA
- the hpnE gene encoding hydroxysqualene dehydroxylase HpnE produces the protein MQKNVHIIGAGISGLSAAVRLANANYRVHVHEATQQAGGRCRSYFDGATNLTIDNGNHLLLSGNRHALAYAKSIGTESGLVGPKLAQFPFVDISTGQRWQLDLGDGKLPLWVFDQARRVPDTKLFDYLALMPLIWAGTDKLVGNAIPCKGTLYQRLVQPLLLAALNVDPPEGSAGLAGAIVRETLLAGGHACRPLIARDGLSAVLVEPAIKLLQDKGASIQLGHELRELVMKGSHIGELKFVGDSIALGPDDVVVLAVPPRPAAALLPGLKTPSKFRAIVNAHFRFDPPKDAPPILGVVGGLVEWLFAFPQRLSVTISNGDRLVDMPREELALAIWRDVCKAAGLPGETPLPPWQIVRERRATFEATPEQNALRPGAVTSFKNLFLAGDWTDTGLPATIEGSVRSGDRAADLVLARR, from the coding sequence ATGCAGAAAAACGTTCATATCATCGGCGCCGGCATTTCCGGCCTTTCAGCGGCCGTGCGGCTCGCCAACGCCAATTACCGGGTGCATGTCCACGAGGCCACCCAGCAGGCCGGCGGCCGTTGCCGGTCCTATTTCGATGGAGCCACCAACCTCACGATCGACAACGGCAATCATTTGCTGTTGTCCGGCAACCGCCATGCGCTGGCCTACGCCAAATCGATCGGCACCGAGTCGGGGCTGGTCGGGCCAAAGCTTGCGCAGTTTCCCTTTGTCGACATCTCAACCGGCCAGCGCTGGCAACTCGACCTTGGCGACGGCAAGTTGCCGTTGTGGGTGTTCGACCAGGCGCGCCGCGTCCCCGATACGAAGCTGTTCGATTACCTCGCATTGATGCCGCTGATCTGGGCAGGGACCGATAAGCTGGTCGGCAATGCGATCCCCTGCAAGGGCACGCTGTACCAGCGGCTGGTGCAGCCGCTGCTGTTGGCCGCGCTCAATGTCGATCCGCCGGAGGGTTCGGCGGGCCTAGCCGGCGCGATTGTGCGGGAAACGCTGCTGGCGGGTGGGCATGCCTGCCGGCCGCTGATCGCGCGCGATGGCCTCAGCGCCGTGCTGGTCGAGCCGGCGATCAAGCTTTTGCAGGACAAGGGCGCCTCGATCCAACTCGGCCATGAGCTGCGCGAACTCGTGATGAAGGGGAGCCATATCGGCGAGCTGAAATTCGTTGGCGACAGCATCGCGCTCGGCCCCGACGACGTCGTGGTACTCGCAGTGCCGCCGCGCCCTGCAGCGGCGCTGCTGCCGGGATTGAAGACGCCGTCGAAATTCCGCGCCATCGTCAACGCGCATTTCCGCTTCGATCCGCCCAAGGATGCGCCGCCGATTCTAGGCGTCGTTGGCGGGCTGGTGGAGTGGCTGTTCGCATTCCCGCAGCGGCTGTCGGTCACCATCAGCAATGGCGACCGGCTCGTCGACATGCCGCGCGAAGAACTCGCGCTGGCGATTTGGCGGGATGTCTGCAAAGCCGCCGGCCTGCCGGGCGAAACTCCATTGCCGCCCTGGCAGATCGTGCGCGAGCGCCGCGCGACCTTCGAGGCGACGCCGGAGCAGAACGCACTGCGGCCGGGGGCGGTGACGTCCTTCAAAAACCTGTTTCTCGCCGGCGACTGGACTGATACCGGATTGCCGGCAACCATCGAGGGATCGGTACGGTCGGGCGATCGCGCCGCCGATCTGGTCCTGGCGAGGCGTTAG
- a CDS encoding phosphorylase, translated as MDNSVDRNSNDPRPVLIVTGLVQEARIAAGPGMIVICSSSDPQQLRALLATLDSTTFRGVISFGVAGGLDPSLKSGDVVVATEVLAGDTRFLAGLALNEEMITRAALRRRRVVRGILSGVEQVIAATACKAALHSETGAAAVDMESHIAAAYAAEAGLPFAALRVISDPATRALPALAKSAIKPNGDIDLGKVLRGVARNPATLRALVSTGLDFNRALRSLRGCRGFLHGESFAMAEA; from the coding sequence GTGGACAATTCGGTTGATCGCAATTCGAATGATCCGCGACCGGTTTTGATCGTTACAGGATTGGTGCAGGAAGCCCGCATTGCGGCCGGGCCCGGCATGATCGTCATCTGCAGTTCCAGCGACCCGCAACAATTGCGCGCACTGCTGGCAACGCTGGATTCTACCACTTTCAGGGGTGTGATCTCGTTCGGCGTCGCCGGCGGGCTCGATCCGTCGCTGAAATCGGGCGATGTGGTGGTGGCGACCGAGGTTCTCGCCGGCGATACCCGGTTTCTGGCAGGTCTGGCGCTGAACGAGGAAATGATTACCCGCGCGGCGCTGCGCCGCCGGCGCGTGGTCCGTGGTATTCTTTCGGGTGTGGAACAGGTGATCGCGGCGACCGCCTGCAAGGCCGCGCTGCATTCGGAGACCGGGGCGGCGGCGGTCGATATGGAAAGCCACATCGCGGCGGCCTATGCGGCCGAGGCCGGGCTTCCGTTCGCGGCGCTGCGGGTCATCTCCGATCCGGCCACCAGGGCGCTTCCGGCGCTCGCCAAGAGCGCTATCAAGCCGAATGGCGACATCGACCTCGGCAAGGTGCTGCGCGGGGTGGCGCGCAATCCCGCCACGCTGCGTGCGCTGGTCTCCACGGGCCTTGATTTCAACCGCGCGCTGCGCTCGCTGCGCGGCTGCCGTGGTTTCCTGCACGGCGAGAGCTTTGCCATGGCGGAGGCCTGA
- the hpnC gene encoding squalene synthase HpnC has protein sequence MTTASDLRSGKTDRDENFPVASWIIHPRHRALILAFYNFVRTADDIADHATLSAEEKLRYLDLLEAELLGKGDTQAEAVNLRRALAERAMAPRHALDVLVAFRMDVTKLRYENWDDVIHYCRYSAMPVGRFMLDVHGESTSTWAASDALCAGLQINNHLQDCGKDYKNLNRVYLPRDALAASGATVEMLGEGKSQPALLQCLHALAVRTETLLNGSRSLSVAVKDFRLGLDIAVIQAFADKIVGMLKVRDPLSERVHLSKLELLGHTIGGIAGEVTRRAIGRRPQANPAADA, from the coding sequence ATGACCACCGCGAGCGACCTGCGATCCGGAAAGACCGACCGCGACGAGAATTTTCCTGTCGCGTCGTGGATCATTCATCCGCGTCACCGGGCGCTGATCCTCGCATTCTACAATTTCGTCAGGACTGCCGACGACATCGCCGACCACGCGACCCTTAGCGCGGAAGAAAAGCTGCGCTATCTCGACCTGCTCGAGGCCGAACTGCTCGGCAAGGGCGACACGCAAGCGGAGGCCGTCAATCTGCGCCGTGCCTTGGCCGAGCGCGCGATGGCGCCGCGCCATGCGCTCGACGTGCTGGTCGCGTTCCGGATGGACGTTACCAAGCTGCGCTACGAAAACTGGGACGACGTCATTCATTATTGCCGCTATTCGGCCATGCCGGTCGGTCGTTTCATGCTCGACGTTCATGGCGAGAGCACCTCGACCTGGGCCGCTTCCGACGCGCTGTGCGCGGGCCTACAGATCAACAACCATTTGCAGGACTGCGGCAAGGACTACAAAAACCTCAACCGCGTCTACCTGCCGCGCGATGCGTTGGCAGCAAGCGGGGCCACCGTCGAGATGCTGGGCGAGGGGAAATCGCAGCCGGCGCTGTTGCAATGTCTCCATGCGCTCGCGGTGCGGACTGAAACCCTCCTCAATGGAAGCAGGTCGTTGAGTGTCGCGGTAAAGGATTTTCGGCTCGGACTCGATATTGCAGTGATCCAGGCATTTGCCGACAAGATCGTCGGCATGCTGAAAGTGCGCGATCCGCTCAGCGAGCGCGTGCATTTGAGCAAGCTGGAGTTGCTCGGCCATACCATCGGCGGCATCGCCGGCGAGGTCACCCGCCGCGCGATTGGACGCCGTCCCCAGGCAAACCCGGCGGCCGACGCATGA
- the shc gene encoding squalene--hopene cyclase: protein MLAIDKTNTVDPVALEKSISSATEALFGYRQSDGHWVFELEADSTIPAEYILLRHYLAEPIDSELEAKIANYLRRTQGNHGGWPLVQDGPFDMSASVKSYFALKMIGDSVDAPHMVRAREAIRSRGGAARVNVFTRFLLAFYGVLTWRAVPVLPVEIMLLPMWSPFHLNKISYWARTTIVPLMVMAALKPLAKNPKGVGIDELFLQDPKSVGMNAKAPHQSWGWFTLFSALDKILRVVEPLFPKKLRQRAIDAALAFTEERLNGEDGMGAIYPPMANIVMMYDALGKGPDYPPRAVTRKGIDNLLVIGEHEAYCQPCVSPVWDTALTCHALAEAGGEDTLKKMKQGLDWLKPRQVLELKGDWAAKAPNVRPGGWAFQYNNDYYPDLDDTAVVVMAMDRARRQTGSKEYDQAIARGREWIEGLQSRDGGWAAFDVNNLEYYLNNIPFSDHGALLDPSTEDVTARCISMLAQLGETAQTSKAVADGIAYLRRTQLAEGSWYGRWGLNYIYGTWSVLCALNAAGVDHQDPMIRKAADWLVSIQNRDGGWGEDAVSYRLDYKGYEQAPSTSSQTAWALLGLMAAGEVEHPAVVRGVEYLKATQTEKGLWDEARHTATGFPRVFYLRYHGYSKFFPLWALARYRNLRSTNSRVVGVGM, encoded by the coding sequence ATGCTTGCCATCGACAAAACAAACACCGTCGACCCCGTTGCCCTCGAAAAGAGCATCTCTTCCGCGACCGAGGCGCTGTTCGGTTACCGCCAATCCGACGGACACTGGGTATTCGAGCTGGAAGCCGACAGCACCATCCCTGCCGAATACATCCTGCTGCGCCACTATCTCGCCGAGCCCATCGACAGTGAGCTCGAAGCCAAGATCGCGAACTATCTACGTCGCACCCAAGGCAATCATGGCGGGTGGCCGCTGGTGCAGGATGGCCCGTTCGACATGAGCGCCAGCGTCAAATCCTATTTCGCGCTGAAGATGATTGGCGATTCCGTCGATGCGCCGCATATGGTGCGCGCGCGCGAGGCGATCCGCTCCCGCGGCGGTGCTGCCCGCGTCAACGTTTTCACGCGGTTTCTGCTGGCGTTCTACGGTGTATTGACGTGGCGCGCGGTGCCGGTGCTGCCGGTCGAGATCATGCTGTTGCCGATGTGGTCGCCGTTCCATCTCAACAAGATTTCTTATTGGGCGCGCACCACGATCGTGCCGCTGATGGTGATGGCGGCGCTGAAGCCGCTGGCGAAGAATCCAAAGGGCGTCGGCATCGACGAGTTGTTCCTGCAGGATCCCAAGTCGGTCGGGATGAACGCCAAGGCGCCGCATCAAAGCTGGGGCTGGTTCACGCTGTTCAGTGCGCTGGACAAGATCCTGCGCGTGGTCGAACCGTTGTTTCCGAAGAAGCTGCGCCAGCGCGCGATCGACGCCGCGCTCGCGTTCACCGAGGAGCGGCTCAACGGCGAAGACGGCATGGGTGCGATCTATCCGCCGATGGCCAATATCGTGATGATGTACGACGCACTCGGCAAGGGGCCGGATTATCCGCCGCGTGCGGTCACCCGCAAGGGCATCGACAATCTGCTCGTGATCGGCGAGCACGAAGCCTATTGCCAGCCCTGCGTCTCCCCGGTGTGGGACACGGCGCTGACCTGCCACGCGCTTGCCGAGGCCGGCGGCGAGGACACGCTCAAGAAGATGAAGCAGGGTCTCGACTGGCTGAAGCCGCGGCAGGTGCTCGAGCTCAAGGGCGACTGGGCGGCGAAGGCGCCCAACGTTCGTCCGGGCGGCTGGGCGTTCCAGTACAACAACGACTATTATCCCGATCTCGACGACACCGCCGTGGTCGTGATGGCAATGGACCGGGCGCGCCGGCAGACCGGCAGCAAGGAATACGATCAGGCGATTGCGCGCGGCCGCGAGTGGATCGAGGGGCTGCAGAGCCGTGATGGCGGCTGGGCTGCCTTCGACGTCAACAACCTTGAATATTACCTCAACAACATCCCGTTCTCCGATCACGGCGCGCTGCTCGATCCGTCGACCGAGGACGTCACCGCGCGCTGCATCTCAATGCTGGCTCAGCTCGGCGAGACCGCGCAAACCAGCAAGGCGGTCGCGGACGGCATTGCCTATTTGCGCCGCACCCAGCTCGCGGAGGGCTCCTGGTACGGCCGCTGGGGACTGAACTACATCTACGGAACCTGGTCGGTGCTGTGTGCGCTCAATGCCGCCGGCGTGGACCACCAGGACCCCATGATTCGGAAGGCGGCGGACTGGCTGGTTTCGATCCAGAACCGGGATGGCGGCTGGGGCGAGGATGCGGTCAGTTACCGACTCGATTACAAGGGATATGAGCAGGCGCCGTCGACCTCCTCGCAAACGGCATGGGCTTTGCTTGGATTGATGGCGGCCGGCGAGGTGGAACATCCGGCCGTCGTGCGGGGCGTGGAGTACCTAAAAGCCACACAGACGGAGAAAGGACTGTGGGATGAGGCGCGTCACACGGCTACAGGCTTTCCGCGGGTGTTTTACTTGCGGTATCATGGATACTCGAAGTTCTTTCCGCTCTGGGCGCTGGCGCGGTATCGGAATTTGAGAAGCACCAACAGCAGGGTGGTAGGGGTCGGGATGTGA
- the hpnH gene encoding adenosyl-hopene transferase HpnH yields the protein MAIPFFKEMRIGGYLMKQKLLGRKRYPLVLMLEPLFRCNLACVGCGKIDYPDAILNRRMTAQECWDAADECGAPMVAIPGGEPLIHKEIGEIVRGLVARKKFVSLCTNALLLEKKLDLFEPSPYLFFSVHLDGLKDHHDKAVSQKGVFDRAVSAIKAAKARGFTVNVNATIFDGHAAEDIAKFLDFTTELGVGVSMSPGYAYERAPDQEHFLNRTKTKKLFRDVFALGKGKKWNFMHSGLFLDFLAGNQSYECTPWGMPARNIFGWQKPCYLLGEGYTKTFKELMETTDWDSYGTGRYEKCADCMAHCGYEPTAANAALTSPFKAMWVALRGVRTSGPMAPEIDLSNQRPAQYIFSEQVQKKLSEIRRDEAAAAAAKQQAKASTAA from the coding sequence ATGGCAATACCGTTCTTCAAGGAAATGCGTATCGGCGGCTATCTGATGAAGCAGAAGCTGCTCGGCCGGAAGCGCTACCCGCTCGTGCTGATGCTGGAGCCGTTGTTCCGCTGCAACCTCGCCTGCGTAGGCTGCGGCAAGATCGACTACCCCGATGCGATCCTCAACCGCCGCATGACCGCGCAGGAATGCTGGGATGCGGCCGACGAATGCGGGGCGCCGATGGTGGCAATCCCCGGCGGCGAGCCGCTGATCCACAAGGAGATCGGCGAGATCGTACGCGGCCTCGTGGCGCGCAAGAAGTTCGTCTCGCTCTGCACCAACGCGCTGCTTCTTGAAAAGAAGCTCGATCTGTTCGAGCCCTCGCCGTACTTGTTCTTCTCGGTGCATCTCGACGGCCTCAAGGACCACCACGACAAGGCGGTGTCGCAGAAGGGCGTGTTCGATCGCGCGGTTTCCGCCATCAAGGCCGCGAAAGCGCGCGGCTTCACCGTCAACGTCAATGCGACCATCTTCGACGGTCACGCTGCCGAAGACATCGCGAAGTTCCTGGATTTCACCACCGAACTCGGTGTCGGCGTCTCGATGTCGCCGGGCTACGCCTATGAGCGCGCCCCGGACCAAGAGCACTTCCTCAACCGCACCAAGACTAAAAAACTGTTCCGCGACGTCTTTGCGCTCGGCAAGGGCAAGAAGTGGAATTTCATGCATTCCGGCCTGTTCCTCGACTTCCTGGCCGGTAACCAGTCCTACGAATGCACGCCTTGGGGCATGCCGGCGCGCAACATCTTCGGCTGGCAGAAGCCCTGCTACCTGCTTGGCGAGGGCTATACCAAGACCTTCAAGGAGCTGATGGAGACCACGGACTGGGATTCCTACGGCACCGGCCGTTACGAGAAGTGCGCCGACTGCATGGCGCATTGCGGCTATGAGCCGACCGCTGCCAACGCCGCGCTGACCAGTCCGTTCAAGGCGATGTGGGTCGCGCTGCGGGGCGTCCGCACCTCGGGTCCGATGGCGCCCGAGATCGACCTCTCCAACCAGCGCCCGGCGCAGTACATCTTCTCCGAACAGGTTCAGAAGAAACTGTCGGAAATCCGCCGCGACGAGGCGGCTGCTGCCGCCGCCAAACAGCAGGCGAAGGCCTCCACCGCCGCCTGA